The Cynocephalus volans isolate mCynVol1 chromosome 12, mCynVol1.pri, whole genome shotgun sequence sequence CTCTTGAGGTAAAACCAATGAAAtggtacattttaaaaacattctataatttattgtttttacagGTAATATCTGATTTTCTTATATATACCTgatatatataaacatgtatacGTATATAATTGATATATAGAATTACattaaagtgggtttcttatagATAGCATGTTTCTTCATCTTGCTTTTTCTCCAGCatggaaatctctgtctttttttttttttttttttttttaaaagatgaccggtaaggggatcttaacccttgacttggtgttgtcagcaccacgctcagccagtgagcgaaccggccatccgtatatgggatccgaacccgaggccttggtgttatcagcaccgcactctcccgagtgagccacaggccggcccaaaatctctgtcttttaatcaGTGTGTTTagactatttatatttaatgtgattaatATGCTTTGGTTTAAATGACCATCttgctgtttattttctatttgttccatcTGATCTTTTCCCTTTGTCCTATGTTTCATGCCTTCTTTTAGattaatcaagtatttttttgttcTACTATATCACTATTATTGTCTTATCAGTGAtacctctgtttttattttagtttttagtaGTTACTTGAGGTTTACAATATACATCTTTCCTTATCCCAATTTACGTTCACATAATAATATCCCATTTCATGCATAATCTTAGAACCTTATAATAGTGTGATTCACTTGCCTTCACCGTTCTTTCAGCtatcattttcatatatttcaattgtatatataaatagaatGATATGGTATGTACTCTTGTGCCTGGTCTCCTATGCTCACCGTAATAATTTTTAGGTTCAtcagtagtttattttttattcttcagtgATAGTCCATAGTATGAATATCCCTCAGTTTGATTAtacattcacctgttgatgaacatttggattattttagTGTTTGGTTATTGtggataaagctgctatgaacacatGTATTTGTGtgcacaaatgtttttatttctcttatgtaacaacctaggagtggaattgctgggccatactATAGAcgtatgtttaacattttaagaaaccaTAATGCATTCACCAAAGTGTTTTACCATTTTGCTCTTCCAGTAGCAGTGTCTGAATCTTTCTATAAATCTACATCCTTACCAGCACTCGGtatttttggccattttaattttagccattctaatgactgtgtaatgatatctcattatatGTTTAATTTATGTTGTCCTAATGACAGATGATATTGAGTATTCCTTCTTGTGCTAATTGGACAgttgcatgcgtgtgtgtgtgtgtgtgtgtgtgtgtgtgtgtgtgtgtgtgtgtgtgaagtgtctgttcaaatctctTACTCattttattggggttttttggacttttttttacTTAGTTCTTAGAGttataaattttggttttaagtTCTTTGCctaatatagatacaaaaaatatatattttctattctgtGTCTTGCAGATGTCTTAAAgatgtctttcaaagagcaaaggattttaattttgatggaatCCAATTCATTAGTATTTTGCTTTTAGTGGCTTGCTCTTGTTATGTTCTAGAGGATTACGTACCTAGGTAAGGTCAtagagattttcttcttttattttccttctagaagttatatattttcacttttacatttaagtttgtgATCcacttcaaattaatttttgtatgtgtgtgtggtttgaGCTAAGggtaaatgtcatttttttatatgaaaaaaattaactttatttgttCCAAAgccttttgttgaaaatcatctGACCACATTTTTGTGAGTCTGTTTCTGGAATTTATTATgttgcattaatttatttatctatttattcacaAATTCTATACTGACTTGATTACTGTAGGGTTACAGTCAATTTTGATATCACTCAGTGTAAgttctagttttttaaatttcttttgctattctaggccttttatatttacattaaagTTTTATAGTTAGATTATCAGTTTCTAGAAAATGCcttctggaattttgattgggattgcattgaatatatagattagtttgaaaagaattaacATCTTTACAAAGTTGAGACTTCCAATTTATGAGCAttgtatatctatttatttaggaCTTCTTTAAGTTCTTTCAGCAATGTTCTGTTGTTTATAGTAGAGACATTGCATCTCTTTTACTAAATTGTTCCAAATAATTTATGGTTTTGGTACTAGTGTAAATAGAAAtaatctttaatttcattttcaatttttaatttctataacaTGAAACACaattgaattttcttaatttacctTGTATCTTGCAAATTTAATAAATTCACTTTTTAGCTGGGCTCGGAGCGGAGCAGGGTCAGGATGGACGAGGACGTGCTGACTACGCTGAAGATCCTCATCATCGGCGAGAGTGGGGTGGGCAAGTCCAGCCTGCTCTTGAGGTTCACAGATGATACTTTCGATCCAGAACTTGCAGCAACAATAGGTGTTGACTTTAAAGTGAAAACAATTTCAGTGGATGGAAATAAGGCTAAACTTGCAATATGGGATACTGCTGGTCAAGAGAGATTTAGAACATTAACTCCCAGCTATTATAGAGGTGCACAGGGTGTTATATTAGTTTATGATGTCACAAGAAGAGACACCTTTGTTAAACTGGATAATTGGTTAAATGAATTGGAAACATACTGTACAAGAAATGACATAGTAAACATGCTAGttggaaataaaattgataaggaAAATCGTGAAGTTGATAGAAATGAAGGCCTGAAATTTGCACGAAAGCATTCCATGTTATTTATAGAGGCAAGTGCAAAAACCTGTGATGGTGTACAATGTGCCTTTGAGGAACTTGTTGAAAAGATCATTCAGACGCCTGGACTGTGGGAAAGTGAGAACCAGAATAAAGGAGTCAAACTGTCACACAGGGAAGAAGGTCATGGAGGAGGAGCCTGTGGTGGTTATTGTTCTGTCTTATAAACTCTGGGAAATTCTATCTCTTGCATATTTGATCAGATAATGACATCTTTCTGTATATAAACTCTTTAACTACTATTTTAGGGACCTTGCAGTTTGCACATAATTGTTTTGTATCATGGCAGTAAATATTTGCAAGAAATCCCAGTCATCGGCTTTCCCAGGTAAAATGTTAGGGTAAGCATGCACAGTTTGCAGTCTATAGTtttttatgtaacataaaataaGTGTACCTTTATAAGTACATCTGATTTTATGATTTACATTTatcatgtaatttaaaaaaaatccatctatTTAGCATATGTTGATATAAGGTCTACTTTTGGTCTCTTTTTGCTTAAATACTCCTATCAATTATTGAATTACCTGATGTGTAGAACTCCTAGGACCACAGGAGGTATACAGGTATCATCAAACCTGGCAAATTTCCTTTCAGAAATAGCAAAAAGCATGATTCCATAGCTTTCTAGGGTGTTTGAGTCTCTTTTAGTACTAAGCAAAATCTTCATTACAGAATGTAGCCCAGGCCAATTATAATTAAATCTCTGTTTGTTCTGATGATGCTTCTAAAATAGCATTGATATGTTAAAGAAGGTTGGTATTACTTTTTAGTTTACTTCAATGTTTATCTCAGTTGCTTAACTGGAGTTTTAATCCTGTGATATATGTACATTGGATTAATGACCCTTTGTGCAGCATTTCTAGTTAAGTGGTGTTTGGCAAAATGGTAATAAGGTTTTACCCCATTTTGGTTTCACAAGGATATAAACAGTGTTTATTGTAACTCCTGTAGtgcttttcacttttaaaacCAACAACTTTTTTCATAAATGTTGATAGTGTTTGCCCAGGTACTTCAATTGTAGCTTGTGTACTTGTGTAATGTTTATGAATATTTGTATCTTATGGCTTCCATAAATGGCTAGTTGATATTCAAAAACCTATTTCTGTGTTTTGAGGGATGGGGGAAAAACACTAAATGACAATTTGAGAAAGGCATATTGCTTCCAGATTCTGATGTGTGTGGGAAAATATGTACTGTTGCAATTAAAATCTTGATAATTTTCTGTTAACAAGTAACTAATAGTTTATCAAAACCAACTTGTACAGACTAATAAATCTTTTCCACAGTATTCAGTTTTCTAACCTCTTGCTAttgtacattatatattttttcactcatATGTTATTTAATTGACATTGATCTCTGCTATGTTAAGCCCCCAAATAAGTAATTTGTTCTTTAAGCCTGATCACTGTAATACTCCTTTGtaagattttaatattaatttctgGGCATTCTCTAAATACAGTTGCAAAAGATTAACATTTTTGTGGGTTATCTTTACAATATGTGTGTTAATGGATTTATTCAAGTTGGGTTCTTTCTGAAATGTACATCGTCACATATGAAAATGTCGCATTTTACTTGGTTTACACTTTTTAGTCTACATGTGATTAAAGGTTTCATACATTCTGTATGTTTTtactaaatataaaacatttgctACTCTTATATTGGAGAAAGGTAGCCAACACGTACTTATGATTTGTTCATGTTACATTAAAACTTTAGGTTTGTGTGTTTATGTAGAGTCTGTATTGACAAGACTTTTATGTTTATTGCTTTTTGCTCCTTGAGCTATATAATAATCTTTCTGTGCATTGGATTGTTGTCTTGATTTGGTCAGAATTTGGATATATATGAATCACTTGAATATgacctttaaaaattaattttgtttcataGATTTATATTGTAACCCTTTATAGTTTTTGAATAAATATAGCCtgctttccttaaaaaaaaaaaaaataaataaataaattcacttttTAGCTCTCATAGTTATTTTGAtgatttctttgaattttgtagataaacaattacattttctgcaaataaagacagtttttcttcttcctttcaaaagtttgtatgctttgttttattttatgtatttttgccttattgcactgcTATGAGAACAggtatctttgttttgttttttctggtgtttattttttatttttattgtttttggaggctggttgggttggggatctgaacctttgaccttggtgttgtaacccTGCACTCTAAACagccaagctaactggccagcccaataaattgtttttgaaatgaaatttgcccatttcatttaagttgttgaatttattgccataagttgtttataatattcccttattacCCTTTTGATATCTGCAGTGATAACTCCACTTTCTTTCCTGGTATGGATTAtgtgtgctctttttttttttttttttttaatatattgctctGTTTAGCTAGGAGTTTGTAAATTTTATCAGTCTCTTCAAAGATCCAATTTTCgggtatattatttttctctattgtttctctcttttctgttttgttgacatctgtttttatcattattgctttgttccttctacttactttggttttactgtttcctttttctattttattaaggtGGCACCTTAATTTTAGAAATTACttctttttaatataggtgtATAATACCATAAATAGTTCTTTACGCACTGTCTTAGCTATAtcatacagattttggtatgttacatttacatt is a genomic window containing:
- the LOC134360865 gene encoding ras-related protein Rab-18 isoform X1: MDEDVLTTLKILIIGESGVGKSSLLLRFTDDTFDPELAATIGVDFKVKTISVDGNKAKLAIWDTAGQERFRTLTPSYYRGAQGVILVYDVTRRDTFVKLDNWLNELETYCTRNDIVNMLVGNKIDKENREVDRNEGLKFARKHSMLFIEASAKTCDGVQCAFEELVEKIIQTPGLWESENQNKGVKLSHREEGHGGGACGGYCSVL
- the LOC134360865 gene encoding ras-related protein Rab-18 isoform X2, whose translation is MDEDVLTTLKILIIGESGVGKSSLLLRFTDDTFDPELAATIGVDFKVKTISVDGNKAKLAIWDTAGQERFRTLTPSYYRGAQGVILVYDVTRRDTFVKLDNWLNELETYCTRNDIVNMLVGNKIDKENLQKPVMVYNVPLRNLLKRSFRRLDCGKVRTRIKESNCHTGKKVMEEEPVVVIVLSYKLWEILSLAYLIR